From Candidatus Sphingomonas colombiensis, one genomic window encodes:
- a CDS encoding methylated-DNA--[protein]-cysteine S-methyltransferase, giving the protein MFSHPTQPVRYGFGTTEIGLVLVAVGSAGVASILIGDDRARLRRDLHSAIPNATLIEDQAAIAGALAQVERLIADPRCHADLRLNIGGSDAERAVWSALRAIPVGETRSYGQIARTLSVPMTAQEVGAACAANVIALAIPCHRVVKADGGISGYRWGVARKRRLLQIEAAA; this is encoded by the coding sequence GTGTTTTCTCACCCCACCCAGCCCGTGCGCTATGGCTTTGGCACGACGGAAATCGGCCTCGTGCTGGTCGCGGTCGGCAGTGCCGGCGTGGCGTCGATCCTGATCGGCGATGACCGCGCACGCCTCCGGCGCGATCTGCATTCCGCCATTCCCAACGCGACGCTGATCGAAGATCAGGCCGCCATCGCGGGCGCGCTTGCGCAGGTCGAGCGCCTGATCGCCGATCCGCGCTGCCACGCCGATCTCCGGCTCAATATCGGCGGCTCGGATGCGGAGCGCGCCGTCTGGTCGGCGTTGCGGGCGATCCCCGTCGGCGAAACCCGCAGCTATGGCCAAATCGCCAGGACGTTATCCGTTCCGATGACGGCGCAGGAGGTGGGCGCCGCCTGTGCGGCGAATGTGATCGCGCTGGCGATACCCTGCCATCGGGTGGTCAAGGCCGACGGCGGCATCTCCGGTTATCGCTGGGGCGTCGCGCGCAAGCGTCGCCTGCTGCAGATCGAGGCGGCGGCGTGA
- a CDS encoding 2OG-Fe(II) oxygenase has translation MSIVALDWADVATDLDHQGWAILPGLIDAADCDAIAARYDRDEGFRSRVVMARHGFGRGEYRYFSYPLPPIVQKLRTALYPHLMPIANRWHERMGIATRFPETHQAFLDRCHAAGQSRPTPLLLRYDAQDYNCLHQDLYGEHVFPLQIATLLSEPGRDFTGGEFALTEQRPRMQSRVAVVPLAKGDAVVFAVNVRPQRGTRGDYRVTMRHGVSKVHTGRRHTLGIIFHDAA, from the coding sequence GTGAGCATCGTGGCGCTCGACTGGGCCGATGTCGCAACCGATCTCGATCATCAGGGCTGGGCGATACTCCCCGGCCTGATCGACGCGGCGGATTGCGACGCGATCGCCGCGCGCTACGATCGCGACGAGGGTTTCCGCAGCCGTGTCGTCATGGCGCGGCACGGCTTCGGGCGGGGCGAGTATCGCTATTTCTCCTATCCGCTTCCGCCCATCGTCCAGAAATTGCGGACCGCGCTCTATCCCCATCTGATGCCGATCGCGAACCGCTGGCACGAGCGCATGGGCATCGCCACCCGATTTCCCGAAACACACCAGGCGTTCCTCGATCGCTGCCATGCGGCGGGGCAGTCGCGGCCGACCCCGCTGCTGCTGCGTTATGATGCGCAGGACTATAATTGCCTGCATCAGGATCTCTATGGCGAGCACGTATTCCCGCTGCAGATCGCGACGTTGCTGTCGGAACCGGGCCGCGATTTCACCGGCGGCGAGTTCGCGCTGACCGAACAGCGCCCGCGCATGCAATCCCGCGTGGCCGTGGTGCCGCTGGCAAAGGGGGATGCGGTGGTGTTCGCGGTCAATGTCCGGCCGCAGCGCGGCACGCGCGGCGATTATCGGGTCACGATGCGCCATGGCGTCAGCAAGGTTCACACCGGGCGCCGCCATACGCTCGGGATCATCTTTCACGATGCAGCGTAG
- the alkB gene encoding DNA oxidative demethylase AlkB yields the protein MDDLFPDDRRNLTLDPGAMLLGGFALPIDRLLLDAIATIAAKAPFRHLETPGGRRMSVAMTNAGGLGWVSDRRGYRYDTADPLTGRPWPAMPRIFAELARDAAAAAGFTGFAPEACLINRYEPGAKLSLHQDRDERNLEQPIVSVSLGVEATFLWGGQARGDRSRRIALRHGDVMVWGGPARLTFHGIDTLARADHRLTGMLRYNLTFRKAA from the coding sequence ATGGATGATCTGTTTCCGGATGATCGCCGCAACCTGACACTCGATCCCGGCGCCATGTTGCTCGGCGGCTTCGCGTTACCGATCGATCGACTGCTGCTCGACGCGATCGCGACGATCGCCGCCAAGGCGCCGTTTCGTCATCTCGAAACGCCCGGTGGCCGCCGCATGTCGGTGGCGATGACCAATGCCGGTGGGCTGGGCTGGGTCTCGGACCGGCGTGGCTATCGCTACGACACCGCAGACCCATTGACCGGCCGTCCATGGCCGGCGATGCCGCGCATCTTCGCCGAACTGGCGCGCGATGCGGCGGCGGCGGCCGGCTTCACGGGATTCGCGCCAGAGGCGTGCCTGATCAATCGCTACGAGCCGGGCGCGAAGCTGTCGCTCCATCAGGATCGCGACGAGCGCAACCTGGAACAGCCGATCGTCTCGGTCTCGCTCGGCGTGGAGGCGACGTTCCTGTGGGGCGGCCAGGCGCGCGGCGATCGATCGCGCAGGATCGCGCTTCGCCACGGCGACGTCATGGTCTGGGGTGGGCCCGCGCGGCTGACCTTCCACGGAATCGACACGCTGGCACGGGCCGACCACCGATTGACCGGCATGTTGCGCTACAATCTCACCTTCCGGAAAGCCGCCTGA
- the hspQ gene encoding heat shock protein HspQ translates to MTINAATPASASSAGSTVAPPVSHARFAIGEIVRHRMFDFRGVIFDVDPVFNNSDEWYEAIPEKIRPRKDQPFYHLLAENAESTYVAYVSQQNLVADESDEPIDHPALDGLFTGYADGRYNLRREHRH, encoded by the coding sequence ATGACGATCAACGCCGCCACTCCTGCTTCTGCTTCTTCTGCCGGGTCCACCGTGGCGCCGCCGGTCTCCCACGCACGCTTCGCAATCGGCGAGATCGTGCGCCATCGCATGTTCGATTTCCGCGGCGTGATCTTTGATGTCGATCCGGTCTTCAACAACAGCGACGAATGGTATGAGGCGATTCCCGAGAAGATTCGCCCGCGCAAGGATCAACCCTTCTACCATCTGCTCGCCGAGAATGCCGAATCGACCTATGTCGCCTATGTCAGCCAGCAGAATCTGGTAGCGGACGAAAGCGACGAGCCGATCGACCATCCGGCGCTCGACGGACTGTTCACCGGCTACGCCGATGGGCGCTACAATCTGCGTCGCGAGCACCGGCATTGA
- the rplU gene encoding 50S ribosomal protein L21 has product MFAVVRTGGKQYRVAAGDKIVVEKIEGDAGSSVTLGDVLLAGEGAELKPTAGLTVAAEIVAQAKGEKVIVFKKRRRHNYRRRNGHRQQHTILKIVSIGAAAKKAAPKAAAKKAEGDAAQAAEA; this is encoded by the coding sequence ATGTTCGCAGTCGTGCGCACAGGCGGCAAGCAGTACCGCGTCGCCGCCGGAGACAAGATCGTCGTCGAAAAGATCGAGGGCGATGCCGGATCGTCGGTGACGCTGGGCGACGTGCTGCTCGCCGGCGAAGGCGCAGAGCTGAAGCCGACCGCTGGCCTCACCGTCGCGGCCGAAATCGTCGCGCAGGCGAAGGGCGAGAAGGTCATCGTCTTCAAGAAGCGTCGCCGTCACAATTATCGTCGCCGCAACGGCCACCGTCAGCAGCACACGATCCTGAAGATCGTGTCGATCGGCGCCGCCGCGAAGAAGGCCGCGCCGAAGGCAGCCGCGAAGAAGGCCGAGGGCGACGCCGCCCAGGCCGCCGAAGCGTAA
- the rpmA gene encoding 50S ribosomal protein L27 encodes MAHKKAGGSSRNGRDSAGRRLGVKKFGGQEAVAGNILVRQRGTKFYPGRNVGIGKDHTLFALVDGRVVFHDGKLGRKFCSVDIMQAAAE; translated from the coding sequence ATGGCACATAAAAAGGCAGGCGGTTCGTCGCGCAACGGTCGTGATTCGGCCGGTCGTCGTCTTGGCGTGAAGAAGTTCGGTGGCCAGGAAGCGGTCGCCGGCAACATTCTCGTTCGTCAGCGCGGGACCAAGTTCTATCCGGGCCGCAACGTGGGCATCGGCAAGGATCACACCTTGTTCGCGCTCGTCGACGGCCGAGTCGTGTTCCACGACGGCAAGCTTGGCCGCAAATTCTGTTCGGTCGATATTATGCAGGCCGCGGCCGAATAA
- a CDS encoding GNAT family N-acetyltransferase, with protein MFARTKRLTLRPWWPEDAETLTRTIAHEAVAMKLARMPWPYAKTDAEAFLSLPRGATEPRFAILAHDCDYPRLIGSIGLRPEGGVHELGYWLTPSAWGRGYATEAGQMIVEIARHALAVKRIEASHHLDNDASRKVLTKLGFREVRREPHYSLARGGDVDCAVLALDLDDDEDMASFPIAA; from the coding sequence ATGTTCGCGCGGACGAAGAGATTGACGTTGCGGCCATGGTGGCCGGAGGATGCGGAAACGCTGACACGCACGATCGCGCATGAAGCGGTCGCGATGAAGCTGGCGCGCATGCCCTGGCCCTATGCGAAAACGGATGCGGAGGCCTTCCTGTCGCTGCCACGTGGCGCGACGGAGCCGCGCTTTGCGATCCTTGCGCATGATTGCGATTATCCGCGACTGATCGGCAGCATCGGGCTGCGCCCCGAAGGCGGCGTGCATGAGCTGGGCTATTGGCTCACGCCCAGTGCATGGGGTCGCGGCTACGCCACGGAGGCGGGGCAGATGATCGTGGAGATCGCGCGACATGCGCTGGCGGTGAAGCGGATCGAGGCGAGCCATCACCTCGACAATGACGCATCGCGCAAGGTGCTGACCAAACTCGGCTTCCGCGAAGTGCGCCGCGAACCGCATTATTCGCTCGCACGCGGCGGCGATGTCGATTGCGCGGTGCTGGCGCTCGATCTCGACGACGACGAGGATATGGCGTCGTTCCCGATCGCCGCCTGA
- a CDS encoding TetR family transcriptional regulator — protein MSTAKRRQPKECPLPPLPTRRRLSPEESREAALEAARALLVEVGPQAVTLKAVAARIGRTHANLLHHFGSADGLQKALIGRMAGYITSTIREAVLRQRETDQEPAEVVDLAFDAFDTGGAGALASWMILNGNEDALDPIFEAIHDLVDDLAAGHSKDERPLQDETLQLVLMALGDALFGAPLTRALGLPRNRARHLAREMLIHDRNI, from the coding sequence ATTTCCACCGCAAAGCGCCGACAGCCAAAGGAATGTCCGTTACCCCCCCTTCCCACCCGACGGCGGCTCAGCCCCGAGGAATCGCGCGAGGCGGCGCTGGAGGCCGCGCGTGCGTTGCTGGTGGAGGTCGGCCCGCAGGCAGTGACGCTGAAGGCCGTCGCCGCGCGCATCGGGCGCACCCATGCCAATCTGCTGCATCATTTCGGCTCGGCCGATGGGCTGCAGAAGGCTCTGATCGGGCGGATGGCGGGCTATATCACCAGCACGATTCGCGAGGCCGTATTGCGCCAGCGCGAAACGGATCAGGAGCCGGCGGAGGTTGTCGATCTCGCCTTCGATGCCTTTGATACCGGCGGCGCGGGGGCATTGGCGAGCTGGATGATCCTCAACGGGAATGAGGACGCGCTCGATCCGATCTTCGAGGCGATCCACGATCTCGTCGACGATCTCGCCGCTGGCCATTCCAAAGACGAACGCCCGCTTCAGGACGAAACCCTGCAACTCGTGCTGATGGCATTGGGCGATGCCCTGTTCGGCGCCCCCCTCACCCGCGCGCTGGGATTGCCCCGCAATCGCGCGCGGCATCTCGCACGCGAGATGCTTATCCACGACCGGAATATTTGA
- the obgE gene encoding GTPase ObgE translates to MHFLDQAKIFIRSGAGGPGAVSFRREKFIEYGGPDGGNGGKGGDIIFEAVAGLNTLIDFRYTQHFRAPRGHGGSGSNRTGAGGDDLVIQVPVGTQILADDEDRTLLLDMVKVGQREVFLRGGDGGRGNASYKTSTNRAPRQHGTGWPHEESWVWLRLKLLADAGLVGLPNAGKSTFINAVTNAQAKVGAYAFTTTRPQLGVVRHKGNEFVVADIPGLIEGAADGAGIGDRFLGHIERCRVLLHLVDANDPDVAESYRIVRDELCAYGAGLDDKPVVIALNKIDTLDDELIAALSAELEEASGAQVIPISGASGVGVDWALDKLLEAIGPEPSAGVSPDDEGEDTLEWSPV, encoded by the coding sequence GTGCATTTCCTCGATCAGGCCAAGATTTTCATCCGTTCGGGCGCCGGTGGCCCCGGCGCGGTCAGCTTCCGGCGCGAAAAGTTCATCGAATATGGCGGCCCGGACGGCGGCAACGGCGGCAAGGGTGGCGACATCATCTTCGAGGCGGTCGCCGGCCTCAACACGCTGATCGACTTCCGCTACACGCAGCATTTCCGCGCGCCGCGCGGCCATGGCGGCTCTGGCTCGAACCGCACCGGCGCGGGCGGCGACGATCTCGTCATCCAGGTGCCGGTCGGCACACAGATTCTCGCCGATGACGAAGATCGCACCCTGTTGCTCGACATGGTGAAGGTCGGCCAGCGCGAGGTGTTCCTGCGCGGCGGCGACGGCGGGCGCGGCAATGCCAGCTACAAGACCTCCACCAATCGCGCGCCACGGCAGCACGGCACCGGCTGGCCGCATGAGGAATCATGGGTGTGGCTGCGGCTGAAGCTGCTCGCCGATGCCGGGCTGGTCGGGCTGCCCAATGCGGGCAAATCCACCTTCATCAACGCGGTCACCAATGCGCAGGCGAAGGTTGGCGCTTACGCCTTCACCACCACCCGCCCGCAGCTTGGCGTGGTGCGGCACAAAGGCAATGAGTTCGTCGTCGCGGACATTCCCGGCCTGATCGAAGGCGCGGCGGACGGCGCGGGGATCGGCGATCGCTTCCTCGGCCATATCGAGCGGTGCCGCGTGCTGCTGCATCTGGTCGATGCGAACGACCCGGACGTGGCGGAGAGCTATCGCATCGTGCGCGACGAGCTTTGCGCTTATGGTGCGGGGCTTGACGACAAGCCGGTGGTGATCGCGCTCAACAAGATCGACACGCTCGATGACGAACTGATCGCCGCACTCTCGGCGGAGCTTGAGGAAGCAAGCGGCGCGCAGGTGATCCCGATTTCGGGCGCGAGCGGCGTTGGCGTCGATTGGGCGCTCGACAAGCTGCTGGAAGCGATCGGGCCGGAGCCGAGTGCGGGGGTGAGCCCGGATGATGAGGGCGAAGACACGCTCGAATGGTCGCCGGTCTAA
- a CDS encoding serine hydrolase, producing the protein MTGLIAAMLLAGTAMAQSAPQPAPAAPANGGVTLTEQNRAKLQQAGSEVLFWTQAQRDANFPHMEDKFPGHVVPAGKKVLALPPGPALPIPAADVDAFMEAQNVAGLIVVQQGTIRLERYARGLTRDGRWTSFSVAKSFTSTLVGAAIRDGFIKSVDEQVTKYIPELAGSAYDGVTIAQLLTMTSGVKWNEDYTDPNSDVARIISYPAPPGMDVTVAYMRTLPREAAPGSKWVYKTGETNLIGVLVGKAVKMPLATYLSERVWKPFGMERDAFWMTDAMGQEVGGCCLSVSLRDYARMGMMAMQGGPGIVAPGWFADATRTHAETGRGTGYGYGYQWWTYPQQRFGGVGVFGQSVTVDPASKTVVAIVSAWPKATDQELSRQRLAFLDRLFAAGKAPLAKAPRRR; encoded by the coding sequence GTGACGGGATTGATCGCGGCGATGTTGCTCGCCGGCACCGCGATGGCGCAATCCGCGCCCCAGCCCGCACCGGCCGCGCCAGCCAATGGTGGCGTCACCCTTACCGAGCAGAATCGCGCGAAGCTGCAACAGGCCGGTTCGGAAGTGTTGTTCTGGACGCAGGCCCAGCGCGACGCGAATTTTCCGCATATGGAGGATAAATTCCCCGGCCATGTCGTGCCGGCGGGGAAGAAGGTGCTCGCGCTGCCGCCCGGCCCCGCGTTGCCGATCCCGGCGGCGGATGTCGATGCGTTCATGGAGGCGCAGAATGTCGCCGGGCTGATCGTCGTGCAGCAAGGTACGATCCGGCTGGAGCGTTACGCGCGCGGCCTGACTCGCGATGGCCGGTGGACCAGCTTCTCGGTCGCCAAATCCTTCACCTCGACATTGGTCGGCGCCGCGATCCGCGACGGCTTCATCAAGTCGGTGGATGAGCAGGTGACCAAATATATCCCGGAACTCGCCGGCAGCGCCTATGACGGGGTGACGATCGCGCAGCTCCTCACCATGACCTCGGGCGTGAAATGGAATGAGGATTACACCGATCCCAATTCCGACGTGGCGCGGATCATCTCCTATCCCGCGCCGCCGGGGATGGACGTTACCGTGGCCTATATGCGCACCCTGCCGCGCGAGGCGGCGCCGGGCAGCAAATGGGTGTACAAGACCGGCGAGACCAACCTGATCGGGGTGCTGGTGGGCAAAGCGGTGAAGATGCCGCTCGCCACCTATCTCAGCGAACGGGTGTGGAAGCCGTTCGGCATGGAGCGCGACGCGTTCTGGATGACCGATGCGATGGGGCAGGAGGTTGGCGGGTGCTGCCTCTCCGTCTCGCTGCGCGATTATGCGCGGATGGGGATGATGGCGATGCAAGGTGGCCCCGGCATCGTCGCGCCGGGCTGGTTCGCGGACGCCACTCGCACCCATGCCGAAACCGGGCGCGGCACCGGCTATGGCTATGGCTATCAATGGTGGACCTATCCGCAGCAGCGCTTCGGCGGCGTCGGCGTCTTCGGGCAGAGCGTGACCGTCGATCCCGCGAGCAAAACGGTCGTCGCGATCGTCAGCGCCTGGCCAAAAGCGACCGATCAGGAATTGTCGCGGCAGCGGCTGGCGTTCCTCGATCGGCTTTTCGCGGCGGGCAAGGCGCCGTTGGCGAAAGCGCCGCGGCGGCGTTGA
- a CDS encoding cyclopropane-fatty-acyl-phospholipid synthase: protein MNRSIASETRRAGGRLARVVAPLFHRILDRIDAGLALGAIESTLPDGTCRLLGGRGDGPIAIVNVHRWRALGRLIVAGSVGWYEGWAAGDWSSPDPVPIFDLFMRNRATLGRVARAKSGARFAGRMFQALRRNDRAGAKRNIAAHYDLGNDFYAQWLDPSLTYSSALFAPGDTLEQAQHRKLVTILQRTGAAPGDRILEIGCGWGSFALTAARASVAVDAITLSAEQKAVVERRTAGLPVTVSLTDYRDVTGIYDGVASIEMVEAVGEKYWPEYLATIARVLKPGGRAAIQLISIADDVWEAYARNLDFIRRYIFPGGILISESRFRALAEANGLAWRDRAGFGADYAETLRLWRVAFDAAVAEGRLPARFDQKFIDLWRYYLMYCEGGFRGGGIDVAQVTLVREQGICG, encoded by the coding sequence GTGAATCGCTCGATAGCAAGCGAAACGCGGCGCGCTGGCGGCCGCCTGGCGCGTGTCGTCGCGCCGTTGTTTCATCGTATCCTCGACCGGATCGATGCCGGGCTTGCCCTTGGCGCGATCGAATCGACGCTGCCGGACGGCACCTGCCGGCTGCTTGGCGGGCGCGGTGACGGCCCGATTGCGATCGTCAATGTCCATCGCTGGCGTGCGCTTGGGCGGCTGATCGTGGCCGGCTCGGTCGGCTGGTATGAGGGGTGGGCGGCGGGAGACTGGTCCAGCCCCGATCCCGTCCCGATCTTCGATCTGTTCATGCGCAACCGCGCGACATTGGGCCGGGTGGCGCGCGCCAAGAGCGGGGCGCGATTCGCCGGGCGGATGTTCCAGGCGCTGCGCCGCAACGATCGCGCCGGGGCGAAGCGCAATATCGCGGCGCATTACGATCTGGGGAATGATTTCTACGCGCAGTGGCTGGATCCGTCGCTGACCTATTCCAGCGCGCTCTTCGCCCCCGGCGATACGCTGGAACAGGCGCAGCACCGCAAGCTCGTCACGATCCTGCAACGCACCGGCGCGGCGCCGGGGGACAGGATATTGGAGATCGGCTGCGGCTGGGGCTCGTTCGCGCTGACGGCGGCGCGCGCATCGGTCGCGGTGGATGCGATCACCTTGTCGGCCGAGCAGAAGGCGGTGGTCGAACGACGCACCGCGGGGCTTCCGGTTACGGTTTCGCTCACCGATTATCGCGATGTGACGGGGATTTACGACGGCGTCGCGAGCATCGAAATGGTCGAGGCGGTGGGCGAGAAATATTGGCCCGAATATCTCGCCACGATCGCGCGGGTGCTGAAACCCGGCGGCCGCGCCGCGATCCAGTTGATCTCGATCGCGGACGATGTGTGGGAAGCCTATGCCCGCAATCTGGATTTCATCCGGCGATACATCTTCCCCGGCGGGATACTGATTTCCGAAAGCCGGTTCCGCGCGCTGGCCGAGGCGAACGGGCTGGCGTGGCGCGATCGTGCGGGCTTTGGCGCGGATTATGCCGAAACCCTGCGGCTGTGGCGCGTGGCGTTCGACGCGGCGGTCGCGGAGGGGCGTTTGCCGGCGCGCTTCGATCAGAAATTCATCGACTTGTGGCGCTATTATCTGATGTATTGCGAGGGGGGCTTCCGCGGTGGCGGAATCGATGTCGCCCAGGTTACGCTGGTGAGGGAGCAGGGAATATGCGGGTGA
- a CDS encoding 2-oxoacid:ferredoxin oxidoreductase subunit beta yields the protein MNEMTTIAKSSPKDWETDQEVRWCPGCGDYAILKAVQRTMPEIGARPENTVFVSGIGCSSRFPYYMETYGFHTIHGRAPAVATGVKLANPDLDVWIITGDGDALSIGGNHTMHLIRRNLDCQVLLFNNEIYGLTKGQYSPTSRVGTQSPSTPFGSVDRPANPCAFALGAGARFVGRGIDVNKNLPSVLKAAYAHKGTGFVEIFQNCIVYNDDVFAPFTAKPNAASNQLWVEHGKPLLFENGTKGLAMDTDRLVLKVVDVADGDWQSAGVIVHDQTNRGLAHMLVEMPFGAFPIALGVVFDDPAPTFESAVVAQNAKASEGKAPNLQKLLSKGQTWMVEKEPRSE from the coding sequence ATGAACGAGATGACCACCATCGCCAAATCGTCGCCCAAGGATTGGGAGACCGATCAGGAAGTCCGCTGGTGCCCCGGCTGCGGCGATTATGCGATCCTGAAGGCGGTGCAGCGCACCATGCCGGAAATCGGCGCGCGGCCGGAAAACACCGTGTTCGTCAGCGGGATCGGCTGCTCGTCGCGCTTCCCTTATTATATGGAAACCTATGGCTTCCATACGATCCACGGCCGCGCGCCGGCGGTGGCGACGGGGGTGAAGCTCGCCAATCCCGATCTCGACGTGTGGATCATCACCGGCGACGGCGATGCGCTGTCGATCGGCGGCAACCACACGATGCACCTGATCCGCCGCAACCTGGATTGCCAGGTGCTGCTGTTCAACAACGAGATCTACGGGCTGACCAAGGGGCAATATTCGCCCACCAGCCGCGTCGGCACGCAATCGCCGTCCACGCCGTTCGGATCGGTCGATCGCCCGGCCAACCCCTGCGCCTTCGCGCTGGGCGCGGGTGCGCGCTTCGTCGGGCGCGGGATCGACGTGAACAAGAACCTGCCGAGCGTGCTCAAGGCGGCCTATGCCCATAAGGGCACCGGCTTCGTCGAGATCTTCCAGAATTGCATCGTCTATAACGACGACGTGTTCGCGCCTTTCACCGCCAAGCCGAACGCCGCATCGAACCAGCTGTGGGTGGAACATGGCAAGCCGCTGCTGTTCGAGAACGGCACCAAGGGGCTGGCGATGGACACCGATCGGCTGGTGCTGAAGGTGGTCGATGTGGCCGACGGCGATTGGCAAAGCGCGGGGGTGATCGTCCACGATCAGACCAACCGCGGCCTTGCGCATATGCTGGTCGAGATGCCGTTCGGCGCTTTCCCGATCGCGCTGGGCGTGGTGTTCGACGATCCCGCGCCGACGTTCGAGAGCGCGGTCGTCGCGCAGAACGCGAAGGCGAGCGAGGGCAAGGCGCCGAACCTCCAGAAATTGCTTTCCAAGGGCCAGACCTGGATGGTCGAAAAGGAGCCGAGATCCGAATGA
- a CDS encoding 2-oxoacid:acceptor oxidoreductase subunit alpha encodes MATAAHQVTPQEASANPPAESIVVRFAGDSGDGMQLTGGQFTLSTALAGNDLATFPDFPAEIRAPQGTLFGVSAFQINFGSTEIETAGDEPDVLVAMNPAALKTNVPSLKRGGLIIADQGEFNDRNLAKAKYDANPLEDDSLAAWQLLKLNISQLTLDAVKPFGLGNKEALRCKNMWTLGLALWMFDRDRAPLVEWLKAKFAKAPTLAEANIAALNAGHAYGETAELAGPMKQHHVPAAPAEPGLYRTITGAESISLGLVAGTQLASLPMFFGGYPITPASAILHHLSRLKEFGVTTFQAEDEIAAIASAIGASYAGQLGVTSSSGPGIALKGEAIGLAIMTELPLVIVNSQRGGPSTGLPTKTEQSDLYQAVYGRNGDAPMPVIAARSAADCFDVAIEAVRIATQYMTPVMLLTDGYIANAAEPWKVPDTSALEPFPVSFLKEAPAGGFLAYARDEKGARPWVKPGTPGLLHRIGGIEKAAGSGNIDYSPENHQLMTDARRDKVAGIKVPDQQVEVGETSGKLAVVGWGSTYGPILQAVRRARARGLDVSHIHLRHIWPMPANLGPLLKGYDKVLVPEMNTGQLKTVLRDQFLVDAQPLNKVSGQPFRIAEIEAAIEQALA; translated from the coding sequence ATGGCGACCGCCGCCCACCAAGTGACTCCCCAGGAAGCATCCGCAAACCCACCTGCCGAATCCATCGTCGTCCGCTTCGCCGGCGATTCGGGTGATGGCATGCAGCTTACCGGCGGGCAGTTCACGCTCTCCACCGCGCTGGCCGGAAACGACCTGGCGACATTCCCCGATTTCCCGGCGGAAATCCGCGCGCCGCAGGGCACGCTTTTCGGCGTTTCGGCCTTCCAGATCAATTTCGGCTCGACCGAGATCGAGACGGCGGGCGACGAGCCGGACGTGTTGGTTGCGATGAACCCGGCGGCGCTCAAGACCAACGTGCCGTCGCTGAAGCGCGGCGGCCTGATCATCGCCGACCAGGGCGAGTTCAACGACCGCAATCTCGCCAAGGCGAAATATGATGCCAACCCGCTTGAGGATGACAGCCTCGCGGCGTGGCAGTTGCTGAAGCTCAACATCTCCCAGTTGACGCTCGATGCGGTGAAGCCGTTCGGGCTGGGCAACAAGGAGGCACTGCGCTGCAAGAACATGTGGACGCTGGGTCTGGCGCTCTGGATGTTCGATCGCGATCGCGCGCCGCTGGTCGAGTGGCTGAAGGCGAAATTCGCCAAGGCGCCGACGCTGGCGGAAGCGAATATCGCGGCGTTGAACGCCGGCCATGCCTATGGCGAGACGGCGGAACTCGCCGGGCCGATGAAGCAGCATCACGTGCCGGCGGCCCCTGCCGAGCCGGGGCTGTATCGCACGATCACCGGCGCCGAATCGATCAGCCTCGGGCTGGTCGCGGGGACGCAGCTTGCCAGCCTGCCGATGTTCTTTGGCGGCTATCCGATCACGCCCGCCTCGGCGATCCTGCATCACCTGAGCCGGCTTAAGGAGTTTGGCGTCACCACCTTCCAGGCGGAAGACGAGATCGCCGCGATCGCCAGCGCGATCGGCGCATCCTATGCCGGGCAGCTTGGCGTCACCTCGTCGTCCGGGCCGGGCATCGCGCTGAAGGGCGAGGCGATCGGGCTGGCGATCATGACCGAGCTGCCGCTGGTCATCGTCAATTCGCAGCGCGGTGGCCCATCGACCGGCCTGCCGACCAAGACCGAGCAATCGGATCTCTATCAGGCGGTCTATGGCCGCAACGGTGACGCGCCGATGCCGGTGATCGCCGCGCGCTCGGCCGCCGATTGCTTCGACGTCGCGATCGAGGCGGTGCGCATCGCCACGCAATATATGACCCCGGTGATGCTGCTGACCGACGGCTATATCGCCAATGCCGCCGAGCCGTGGAAGGTGCCCGATACCAGCGCGCTGGAGCCGTTCCCGGTGAGCTTCCTGAAGGAAGCGCCCGCGGGTGGCTTCCTTGCCTATGCCCGCGACGAAAAGGGCGCACGGCCGTGGGTGAAACCCGGCACGCCCGGCCTGCTCCACCGCATCGGCGGGATCGAGAAGGCCGCGGGCAGCGGCAACATCGATTATTCGCCGGAAAACCACCAGCTGATGACCGATGCGCGTCGCGACAAGGTGGCGGGGATCAAGGTGCCCGATCAGCAGGTCGAGGTCGGCGAGACGTCGGGCAAGCTCGCGGTGGTGGGCTGGGGCTCCACTTATGGCCCGATCCTCCAGGCCGTGCGCCGCGCCCGCGCGCGCGGGCTGGATGTGAGCCATATCCATCTGCGCCACATCTGGCCGATGCCGGCGAACCTCGGGCCGCTGCTCAAGGGCTATGACAAGGTGCTCGTGCCGGAAATGAACACCGGGCAGCTCAAGACGGTGCTGCGCGATCAGTTCCTCGTCGACGCGCAACCGCTCAACAAGGTGTCCGGCCAACCCTTCCGCATCGCCGAAATCGAAGCGGCGATCGAACAGGCGCTGGCCTGA